A region of Sugiyamaella lignohabitans strain CBS 10342 chromosome A, complete sequence DNA encodes the following proteins:
- the YPS3 gene encoding Yps3p (Aspartic protease; member of the yapsin family of proteases involved in cell wall growth and maintenance; attached to the plasma membrane via a glycosylphosphatidylinositol (GPI) anchor; GO_component: GO:0031225 - anchored component of membrane [Evidence IEA]; GO_component: GO:0046658 - anchored component of plasma membrane [Evidence IDA,IPI] [PMID 11016834]; GO_component: GO:0016020 - membrane [Evidence IEA]; GO_component: GO:0005886 - plasma membrane [Evidence IEA,IEA]; GO_function: GO:0004190 - aspartic-type endopeptidase activity [Evidence IEA,IEA]; GO_function: GO:0004190 - aspartic-type endopeptidase activity [Evidence IDA,ISS] [PMID 10191273]; GO_function: GO:0016787 - hydrolase activity [Evidence IEA]; GO_function: GO:0008233 - peptidase activity [Evidence IEA]; GO_process: GO:0031505 - fungal-type cell wall organization [Evidence IGI] [PMID 16087741]; GO_process: GO:0006508 - proteolysis [Evidence IEA,IEA]): MKFSISLAALLASGAWAVALSARAGEDQIPNGVIAVDIQHKREVGRLGKRDASNDIYGSYVIVFGVGTPTQQQSAIVDTGSSDLWINGPWSGQTPFYNPAKSTSYQYDSDGFYIAYGSGDASGYWISEDVNIAGSTLKNQQMGLVNNPSAGQAVFGIGMMTNEVANTQYNNVPQNLYVQNLIKANAYSIYLDNLETSTGRILFGGIDSSKYNGTLYSVPITDNVSFYVDVNEITVGGKTVTNNGKFSGLMDSGTTFCYLPSSIAKNVAQEFNAQFDPSTGLYFAQTNTSSKEFVFNFSGATIKVPASEMLVDASYIMQGSSPGPYVLGVVPSDEAPYIIGDTFLRSAYVVFDVSTMHIAIGQASYDANANISAITKGGIQGAVPAPGYNANQAVRTILTVAIPGSTGLGANDVEANKASSPSVAAASTASTSPSTFQWPWWWPFKTAN; encoded by the coding sequence ATGAAGTTCTCGATATCTCTGGCAGCGCTTCTCGCATCAGGAGCTTGGGCAGTGGCACTATCAGCAAGAGCTGGGGAAGACCAAATTCCCAATGGAGTGATTGCTGTAGATATTCAGCACAAACGCGAGGTTGGCCGTCTAGGTAAAAGAGACGCGTCAAATGATATTTATGGAAGCTATGTTATCGTGTTCGGTGTAGGAACTCCTACTCAGCAACAGAGTGCTATAGTGGATACAGGATCCAGTGATCTTTGGATAAATGGACCATGGAGTGGCCAGACTCCTTTTTATAATCCAGCAAAATCAACATCTTATCAATACGATAGTGATGGATTCTACATTGCCTATGGTTCGGGTGACGCGTCAGGTTACTGGATATCAGAGGATGTAAACATTGCCGGGTCTACACTAAAAAACCAACAAATGGGGCTAGTCAACAACCCAAGCGCGGGCCAGGCGGTCTTCGGAATTGGAATGATGACCAACGAAGTGGCCAACACACAATACAACAACGTGCCACAAAATCTCTACGTACAAAATCTAATCAAGGCCAATGCATATTCAATCTACTTAGACAATCTTGAAACATCGACAGGCCGTATACTTTTTGGAGGCATTGATTCAAGCAAGTATAATGGAACTTTGTATTCAGTTCCTATAACCGATAACGTATCATTTTATGTGGATGTCAATGAGATTACAGTTGGCGGAAAAACCGTTACCAACAACGGTAAGTTCTCCGGGCTGATGGATTCAGGAACTACCTTTTGTTACTTGCCTAGTAGTATAGCAAAAAATGTGGCCCAAGAGTTCAATGCGCAATTTGATCCATCCACAGGATTATATTTTGCTCAAACAAACACTTCTAGCAAAGAATTTGTATTCAACTTTTCCGGTGCGACTATTAAGGTGCCAGCCAGTGAGATGCTAGTAGATGCCAGCTACATTATGCAGGGAAGTTCACCAGGACCATATGTTCTTGGAGTGGTTCCAAGTGATGAAGCACCATACATTATCGGCGATACTTTCCTTCGGTCAGCTTATGTCGTTTTTGATGTGAGCACGATGCATATCGCAATTGGCCAAGCAAGTTACGATGCTAATGCCAATATCAGCGCCATTACCAAAGGAGGAATTCAAGGAGCAGTTCCTGCACCGGGGTACAATGCTAACCAGGCAGTCCGAACTATTCTCACAGTAGCAATACCAGGATCAACTGGCCTTGGAGCCAACGATGTCGAGGCAAACAAAGCATCGTCACCATcggtggcagcagcatcaaccgCATCCACTTCACCTTCAACCTTCCAATGGCCATGGTGGTGGCCCTTTAAGACAGCAAACTAA
- the FAS1 gene encoding tetrafunctional fatty acid synthase subunit FAS1 (Beta subunit of fatty acid synthetase; complex catalyzes the synthesis of long-chain saturated fatty acids; contains acetyltransacylase, dehydratase, enoyl reductase, malonyl transacylase, and palmitoyl transacylase activities; GO_component: GO:0005737 - cytoplasm [Evidence IDA] [PMID 14562095]; GO_component: GO:0005829 - cytosol [Evidence IDA] [PMID 6025308]; GO_component: GO:0005835 - fatty acid synthase complex [Evidence IEA]; GO_component: GO:0005835 - fatty acid synthase complex [Evidence IDA] [PMID 65153]; GO_component: GO:0005811 - lipid particle [Evidence IDA] [PMID 17803462]; GO_component: GO:0005739 - mitochondrion [Evidence IDA] [PMID 14576278]; GO_component: GO:0005739 - mitochondrion [Evidence IDA] [PMID 16823961]; GO_function: GO:0019171 - 3-hydroxyacyl-[acyl-carrier-protein] dehydratase activity [Evidence IEA]; GO_function: GO:0019171 - 3-hydroxyacyl-[acyl-carrier-protein] dehydratase activity [Evidence IMP] [PMID 1100391]; GO_function: GO:0019171 - 3-hydroxyacyl-[acyl-carrier-protein] dehydratase activity [Evidence IDA] [PMID 374077]; GO_function: GO:0047451 - 3-hydroxyoctanoyl-[acyl-carrier-protein] dehydratase activity [Evidence IEA]; GO_function: GO:0004313 - [acyl-carrier-protein] S-acetyltransferase activity [Evidence IEA]; GO_function: GO:0004313 - [acyl-carrier-protein] S-acetyltransferase activity [Evidence IMP] [PMID 1100391]; GO_function: GO:0004313 - [acyl-carrier-protein] S-acetyltransferase activity [Evidence IDA] [PMID 374077]; GO_function: GO:0004314 - [acyl-carrier-protein] S-malonyltransferase activity [Evidence IEA]; GO_function: GO:0004314 - [acyl-carrier-protein] S-malonyltransferase activity [Evidence IMP] [PMID 1100391]; GO_function: GO:0004314 - [acyl-carrier-protein] S-malonyltransferase activity [Evidence IDA] [PMID 365179]; GO_function: GO:0004314 - [acyl-carrier-protein] S-malonyltransferase activity [Evidence IDA] [PMID 374077]; GO_function: GO:0016297 - acyl-[acyl-carrier-protein] hydrolase activity [Evidence IEA]; GO_function: GO:0003824 - catalytic activity [Evidence IEA]; GO_function: GO:0004318 - enoyl-[acyl-carrier-protein] reductase (NADH) activity [Evidence IEA,IEA]; GO_function: GO:0004319 - enoyl-[acyl-carrier-protein] reductase (NADPH, B-specific) activity [Evidence IMP] [PMID 1100391]; GO_function: GO:0004319 - enoyl-[acyl-carrier-protein] reductase (NADPH, B-specific) activity [Evidence IDA] [PMID 374077]; GO_function: GO:0004312 - fatty acid synthase activity [Evidence IEA]; GO_function: GO:0004312 - fatty acid synthase activity [Evidence IMP] [PMID 1100391]; GO_function: GO:0004312 - fatty acid synthase activity [Evidence IMP] [PMID 65153]; GO_function: GO:0004321 - fatty-acyl-CoA synthase activity [Evidence IEA]; GO_function: GO:0016787 - hydrolase activity [Evidence IEA]; GO_function: GO:0016829 - lyase activity [Evidence IEA]; GO_function: GO:0016295 - myristoyl-[acyl-carrier-protein] hydrolase activity [Evidence IEA]; GO_function: GO:0004320 - oleoyl-[acyl-carrier-protein] hydrolase activity [Evidence IEA]; GO_function: GO:0016491 - oxidoreductase activity [Evidence IEA,IEA]; GO_function: GO:0016296 - palmitoyl-[acyl-carrier-protein] hydrolase activity [Evidence IEA]; GO_function: GO:0016409 - palmitoyltransferase activity [Evidence IMP] [PMID 1100391]; GO_function: GO:0016409 - palmitoyltransferase activity [Evidence IDA] [PMID 365179]; GO_function: GO:0016740 - transferase activity [Evidence IEA,IEA]; GO_process: GO:0006633 - fatty acid biosynthetic process [Evidence IEA,IEA]; GO_process: GO:0006631 - fatty acid metabolic process [Evidence IEA]; GO_process: GO:0006629 - lipid metabolic process [Evidence IEA]; GO_process: GO:0042759 - long-chain fatty acid biosynthetic process [Evidence IMP] [PMID 1735446]; GO_process: GO:0042759 - long-chain fatty acid biosynthetic process [Evidence IMP] [PMID 4127627]; GO_process: GO:0008152 - metabolic process [Evidence IEA,IEA]; GO_process: GO:0055114 - oxidation-reduction process [Evidence IEA,IEA]) codes for MYATGVSTPQSAASLRPLMLSHGDIEHTLLVPTSLYLNCSQLRDQYLATLPPPTEGNAGDDEPASSTELLADFLGFTSTLVDEEPGPYDDVLALVLTEFESRYLQGNDVHAVAAALQTAGSEGEASGTTVEKIKKVVKSYYSARLAANRPIKSHDSALLRAAGDDRATLHAIFGGQGNTEDYFEELRDIYNVYNGTISDFIELVADKLLQLSREHSDANKIYTKGLDILRWLNHPETTPDNDYLISAPISVPVIGVIQLAHYAITCRVLGKTPGEFREYLSGATGHSQGLVTAVTIASSDSWESFFDSALKAMTIFFYIGLRCQQQYPHTSLPPSVLEDSVAEGEGKPSPMLSVRDLSQEQLQKFVDITNQHLPKEKHIVISLINGARNMVVTGPPQSLYGLNLTLRKAKAPTGLNQGRVPHSQRKLRFSNRFLPITSPFHSPLLTDATDIIVSDLKSAGVEFTASGLAIPVYDTYDGSDFRSSQSSIVARVIELITHLPVNWEIATKFSSTHILDFGPGGLSGLGLLTHRNKDGTGVRVILAGVLDGSASQEEFGYKQELFDREEGAVRVALDWVKEFSPKLIKTKSGVTYVDTKFSRLLGRPPLMVPGMTPTTVRPEFVAATLNAGYHIELGGGGYFMPSMLTAALEKIKNATKPGVGITLNVLYVNPVMLQWCIPLIENLRKDGFPIEGLTIGAGVPSLDVANEYIRNLGLKHISFKPGTVESIATAVSIAAANPSFPVIIQWTGGRGGGHHSFEDFHAPVLQMYSKIRRQPNIILVGGSGFGSAEDTYPYLTGEWSTKFNYPPMPFDGFLLGSRVMVAKETFTSPDAKKAIVNAPGVADKDWEKTYKGATGGIITVNSEMGEPIHKLATRGVLFWHELDNMIFSLPKNKRVEVLASKRDYIIKRLNDDFQKTWFGRDFSGKVVDLEDMTYGEVVSRCIDLLFVKKEKRWIDTTLRNFTGDFIRRLEERFTTESGKLSVLQSYSQLDEPFGTLDRVLEAYPEAKTQIINAQDKDYFLLLCRRPTQKPVPFIPALDDNFEFYFKKDSLWQSEDLAAVVGEDVGRTCILHGPVAAKFSAKIDEPIQDILDGIHNGHIEKLLSDFYGGDASKVPVIESFGGQPPKGESDIEFTYSGVTVLHEGDNVVYKIDANASDSAFPSLEEWINLVAGETYSWRYSLLSANIVVQGTKHQPNPLKQVLAPVRGLKVEITDVSKPDSTAIKVYEPINGKLTKVVEISKSSKDVIKVHLIEHRTYEKKPVAMELLYTYQPELGYAPIQEVMEGRNQRVKDFYWKVWFGSNEKTPIDLDVTKPWDGDSVTVEGKAIADFVHAVGNNGEAFVERPNKVTYAPMDFAIVTGWKAIIKAIFPNVIDGDILKLVHLSNGFKMFTGAEPLKKGDVVSTTASLKSVTIQPSGKVVEVSGILTREGKPIMEVTSQFLYRGSFDDYKNCFQRKDETPVEIHLKSPKDVAVLCSKEWFELDDSSIDLLGKSLTFRTQSFVRFKNATVFSTVETTGQVLLELPTKEVIQIGTVNYEAGESYGNPVIDYLQRNGQVVEQPVQFENAIPLNAGTVLASRAPSSNEPYANVSGDYNPIHVSRVFAQYVNLPGTITHGMYSSAAVRSLVETWAAANNVSRVRAFNCSFVGMVLPNDDIETKLEHIGMINGRKIIKVESFKRETNEPVLVGEAEVEQPISSYVFTGQGSQEQGMGMDLYESSEVARKVWDRADIHFLNNYGFSIINIVKNNPKELTVHFGGSRGKAIRENYISMMFETVDENGQIKSEKIFKSITEDTDFYTFKSPTGLLSATQFTQPALTLMEKASFEDMKSKGLIDSSSSFAGHSLGEYSALASLGDVMPIESLVDVVFYRGMTMQVAVPRDSAGRSNYGMVAVNPSRVSPTFNDAALRFVVDHISQQTKWLLEIVNYNVENQQYVAAGDLRALDTLTNVLNFLKIHKINIDKLLETIPVEEVKQHLTEIVDEVAKKSTAKPQPIDLERGFAVIPLKGISVPFHSSYLRSGVKPFKNFLIKKVPQSAVKPASLINKYIPNLTAKPFKITKEYFQEVYDLTGSEKIKNVLDNWESYESS; via the coding sequence ATGTATGCTACTGGTGTGTCTACTCCACAGAGTGCTGCATCATTGCGACCTTTGATGCTCTCGCACGGCGACATTGAGCACACTCTGTTGGTTCCAACTTCTTTGTATTTGAACTGTTCACAATTAAGAGACCAGTATTTGGCCACTCTGCCACCTCCTACTGAGGGAAACGCCGGTGATGATGAACCTGCTTCGTCAACTGAGCTTTTGGCCGACTTTTTGGGATTCACTTCTACTTTGGTCGACGAAGAGCCTGGTCCTTATGATGACGTTTTAGCACTTGTTTTGACCGAGTTCGAGTCACGTTATTTGCAAGGAAACGATGTACacgctgttgctgctgctcttcaaaCCGCTGGCAGCGAAGGTGAGGCTTCTGGCACCACTGTtgagaagatcaagaagGTTGTCAAGTCGTACTACTCTGCTCGTTTGGCTGCCAACAGACCCATTAAGTCTCACGACTCTGCTCTTTTGCGCGCTGCCGGCGATGACAGGGCTACTTTGCACGCCATTTTCGGTGGCCAAGGCAACACTGAAGACTACTTTGAAGAGCTTcgtgatatttataatgtTTACAACGGAACTATCAGCGACTTTATTGAATTGGTTGCTGACAAGTTATTGCAATTGTCTAGAGAGCACTCTGATGCTAACAAGATTTACACCAAGGGCTTGGATATCTTGAGATGGTTGAATCACCCCGAGACTACTCCCGATAACGACTATTTAATTTCTGCTCCCATCTCTGTTCCTGTTATCGGAGTTATCCAGCTTGCTCATTATGCCATTACCTGTAGAGTTCTTGGCAAGACCCCTGGTGAGTTCCGTGAGTACCTTTCTGGTGCTACCGGTCATTCTCAAGGTCTCGTTACTGCTGTCACTATTGCCTCATCTGACTCTTGGGAGTCTTTCTTTGATTCCGCTTTAAAGGCTATGACTATTTTCTTCTACATTGGTTTAAGAtgtcaacagcaatacCCTCACACTTCTTTGCCTCCTTCTGTTTTGGAGGACTCTGTTGCTGAGGGTGAAGGAAAGCCTTCCCCTATGCTTTCCGTTCGTGATTTGTCTCAAGAACAATTGCaaaagtttgttgatattacCAACCAACATTTGCCCAAGGAGAAGCACATTGTCATCTCTCTTATCAACGGTGCCAGAAACATGGTTGTTACTGGTCCTCCTCAATCCTTGTACGGTCTTAACCTCACTCTTCGTAAGGCCAAGGCTCCCACTGGCTTGAACCAAGGCCGTGTTCCTCACAGTCAAAGAAAGCTTCGTTTCTCTAACAGATTCTTGCCTATTACTTCGCCATTCCACTCTCCTTTGTTGACTGATGCCACTGACATCATTGTTTCTGACTTGAagtctgctggtgttgagTTCACTGCCTCTGGTTTGGCCATTCCTGTATACGACACATACGATGGATCTGACTTCAGATCTTCGCAATCCTCGATTGTTGCTCGTGTTATTGAACTCATTACTCACTTGCCAGTTAACTGGGAGATTGCCACCAAGTTTTCTTCTACACACATTCTTGATTTCGGTCCTGGTGGTCTTTCTGGTTTGGGTCTCCTTACTCACCGTAACAAGGACGGTACCGGTGTTCGTGTTATCCTTGCCGGTGTTTTGGATGGTTCTGCCTCTCAAGAAGAATTCGGTTACAAGCAAGAGCTGTTTGACAGAGAAGAGGGTGCTGTCCGTGTTGCCCTTGACTGGGTCAAGGAATTCTCCCCCAAGCTTATCAAGACCAAGAGCGGTGTTACATATGTTGATACTAAGTTCTCGAGACTGCTTGGAAGACCTCCTCTCATGGTTCCTGGTATGACACCTACCACTGTTCGTCCCGAGTTTGTTGCTGCCACTCTCAACGCTGGTTATCACATTGAgttgggtggtggtggttacTTCATGCCCAGCATGCTTactgctgctcttgagaAAATTAAGAATGCTACTAAGCCTGGTGTTGGTATCACTCTTAACGTTCTGTACGTTAACCCAGTCATGCTTCAGTGGTGTATTCCTCTTATTGAGAACCTCCGTAAGGATGGTTTCCCTATTGAAGGTTTGActattggtgctggtgttcCATCTCTGGATGTTGCCAACGAGTACATTCGCAACTTGGGCTTGAAGCACATCTCATTCAAGCCTGGTACTGTGGAGTCcattgctactgctgtcagcattgctgctgccaaccCTAGCTTCCCAGTTATTATTCAATGGACTGGTGGTCGTGGTGGTGGACACCACTCGTTTGAGGACTTCCACGCTCCCGTTCTTCAAATGTACTCTAAGATCAGACGCCAACCTAATATCATCCttgttggtggttctggtttCGGTAGTGCTGAGGATACTTACCCATACTTGACTGGTGAGTGGTCTACTAAGTTCAACTATCCTCCCATGCCATTTGACGGTTTCTTGTTGGGTTCCAGAGTCATGGTTGCTAAGGAGACTTTCACTTCCCCTGATGCTAAGAAGGCTATTGTCAATGCCCCTGGTGTCGCTGATAAGGACTGGGAGAAGACTTACAAGGGTGCCACTGGTGGTATCATCACTGTTAACTCTGAGATGGGTGAACCCATCCATAAGTTGGCTACTCGTGGTGTTTTGTTCTGGCACGAGCTTGATAACATGATCTTCAGCCTGCCTAAGAATAAGAGAGTTGAGGTTCTTGCTTCTAAGCGTGATTATATTATCAAGCGTCTTAATGACGATTTCCAAAAGACCTGGTTCGGTCGTGACTTTAGCGGCAAGGTCGTTGATTTGGAAGATATGACTTACGGTGAAGTCGTTTCTCGTTGTATCGATTTGCTCTTTGtcaagaaggagaagagatGGATTGATACCACTCTCCGTAACTTTACTGGTGATTTCATTAGACGTTTGGAAGAGCGTTTCACCACTGAGAGCGGTAAGCTTTCTGTCTTGCAATCATACAGCCAACTTGACGAGCCTTTTGGTACTTTGGACAGAGTTCTCGAAGCTTACCCCGAAGCCAAGACTCAAATCATCAATGCTCAAGACAAGGACTACTTCTTGCTGCTTTGTCGTAGACCCACTCAAAAGCCTGTTCCTTTCATCCCTGCTCTTGATGACAACTTCGAATTTTACTTCAAGAAGGATTCTCTTTGGCAATCTGAGGATTTGGCTGCTGTCGTTGGTGAAGATGTCGGCCGTACCTGTATTCTTCACGGTCCTGTTGCTGCCAAATTCTCCGCCAAGATTGATGAGCCCATTCAAGATATCTTGGACGGAATCCACAATGGTCACATTGAGAAACTTCTTAGCGACTTCTATGGTGGTGATGCCTCCAAGGTTCCTGTCATTGAATCGTTCGGTGGCCAACCTCCTAAGGGCGAGTCTGACATTGAGTTCACCTATTCAGGTGTGACTGTTCTTCACGAGGGTGACAATGTTGTTTACAAGATTGATGCCAATGCTAGTGACTCTGCATTCCCATCTCTTGAAGAGTGGATTAatcttgttgctggtgaaaCTTATTCTTGGAGATACTCTTTGTTGTCTGCCAACATTGTTGTCCAAGGAACTAAGCATCAACCTAACCCTCTTAAGCAAGTCTTGGCTCCTGTTAGAGGTCTCAAGGTCGAGATTACTGATGTTAGCAAGCCTGATTCTACTGCCATCAAGGTCTACGAGCCTATCAATGGCAAATTGACCAAGGTTGTCGAGATCTCCAAATCTAGCAAGGATGTCATCAAGGTTCACTTGATTGAACACAGAACCTACGAGAAGAAACCTGTCGCCATGGAGCTTCTTTATACCTACCAACCTGAGCTCGGTTACGCTCCTATTCAAGAAGTCATGGAAGGCAGAAACCAAAGAGTTAAGGATTTCTACTGGAAGGTCTGGTTCGGTTCTAACGAAAAGACTCCTATTGACCTTGATGTCACTAAGCCTTGGGATGGTGATTCTGTCACTGTTGAAGGTAAAGCTATTGCAGACTTTGTTCACGCTGTTGGAAACAATGGTGAGGCCTTCGTTGAGAGACCTAACAAGGTCACTTATGCCCCCATGGACTTCGCCATTGTCACTGGTTGGAAGGCCATTATCAAGGCCATCTTCCCCAATGTCATTGACGGTGATATCTTGAAGCTTGTCCACCTTTCCAATGGTTTCAAGATGTTCACTGGTGCTGAGCCATTGAAGAAGGGAGATGTTGTTTCTACAACTGCCAGCCTTAAGTCTGTCACCATCCAACCTTCTGGTAAGGTTGTTGAGGTTTCAGGAATTCTTACTAGAGAGGGCAAGCCTATTATGGAAGTCACTTCTCAATTCTTGTACAGAGGTTCTTTTGACGACTACAAGAACTGCTTCCAACGCAAGGATGAGACTCCTGTTGAAATTCATCTCAAGTCTCCTAAGGATGTTGCTGTGTTGTGCTCCAAGGAATGGTTTGAGCTTGACGACTCTTCTATTGATCTTTTGGGCAAGTCTTTGACTTTCAGAACCCAATCTTTCGTTAGATTTAAGAACGCTACTGTGTTTAGCACTGTCGAGACCACTGGTCAAGTTCTTCTCGAGTTGCCTACCAAGGAGGTCATTCAAATTGGTACCGTGAACTACGAGGCTGGCGAGTCTTATGGTAACCCAGTCATTGACTACTTGCAAAGAAATGGTCAAGTTGTTGAGCAACCTGTTCAATTTGAGAACGCCATCCCTCTTAATGCTGGAACTGTTTTGGCTTCCAGAGCTCCATCTTCCAATGAGCCTTATGCCAACGTTTCTGGTGACTACAACCCTATTCACGTCTCCAGAGTTTTTGCTCAGTACGTCAACTTGCCTGGTACCATCACCCACGGCATGtactcttctgctgctgttagaTCTTTGGTCGAAACTTGGGCCGCTGCTAACAATGTTAGCCGTGTTCGTGCCTTCAACTGTTCGTTTGTTGGTATGGTCCTTCCTAATGACGATATTGAGACCAAGTTGGAGCACATTGGTATGATTAACGGTAGAAAGATTATCAAGGTCGAAAGTTTCAAGAGAGAGACCAACGAGCCCGTATTGGTGGGTGAAGCTGAGGTTGAGCAACCTATCTCTTCTTATGTCTTCACTGGTCAAGGTTCTCAAGAACAAGGTATGGGTATGGATCTTTACGAGTCCAGCGAAGTTGCACGCAAGGTCTGGGATAGAGCCGATATTCACTTCTTGAACAATTATGGTTTCTCTATCATCAACATTGTCAAGAACAATCCCAAGGAGTTGACTGTCCACTTCGGAGGATCTCGTGGTAAGGCTATTCGTGAGAATTATATTTCCATGATGTTCGAAACTGTCGATGAAAACGGACAGATTAAGAGCGAGAAGATCTTCAAGTCAATCACTGAAGATACTGATTTCTACACTTTCAAGTCACCAACTGGTTTGCTTTCAGCTACCCAATTCACACAACCTGCTCTTACCTTGATGGAGAAGGCCAGTTTTGAAGACATGAAGTCCAAGGGTTTGATTGACTCCAGTAGTTCTTTCGCTGGTCACTCCCTTGGTGAGTATTCTGCTCTTGCGTCTCTTGGTGATGTTATGCCAATTGAGAGTTTGGTTGATGTTGTTTTCTATAGAGGTATGACCATGCAAGTGGCTGTTCCTCGTGACTCTGCTGGCAGATCGAATTACGGTATGGTTGCTGTTAACCCATCAAGAGTTTCTCCTACTTTCAACGATGCTGCATTGagatttgttgttgaccaCATTTCTCAACAGACCAAGTGGTTATTGGAGATTGTTAACTACAACGTTGAAAACCAGCAATACgtcgctgctggtgatttgCGTGCTCTTGACACCCTTACCAATGttctcaacttcttgaagatTCACAAGATTAACATTGACAAACTCCTTGAGACCATCcctgttgaagaagtcAAGCAGCATTTGACTGAAATTGTTGACGAGGTTGCCAAGAAGAGTACTGCTAAGCCTCAGCCCATTGATTTGGAGAGAGGTTTTGCTGTCATCCCACTTAAGGGCATCAGTGTTCCATTCCACAGTTCATACTTGAGAAGCGGTGTCAAGCCTTTCAAGAACTTCCTTATCAAGAAGGTTCCTCAATCAGCTGTCAAGCCTGCAAGTCTGATCAACAAGTATATTCCTAACTTGACTGCCAAGCCATTCAAGATTACCAAGGAATACTTCCAAGAGGTTTATGACTTGACTGGAAGTGAAAAGATTAAGAATGTATTGGACAACTGGGAGAGCTATGAGAGTTcataa